The following coding sequences are from one Geodermatophilus normandii window:
- the aceB gene encoding malate synthase A codes for MSDVRVEGPEVERGEEVLTPEALEFVADLQRRFGTQRDALLAARATRRAEIATARWLDFRPETADVRDGDWRVPPPPPGLVDRRVEITGPTEPKMAVNALNCGADVWLADLEDANTPHWRNVVTGQLVLRDAVRRQLAFTTPEGRDYRLRDDGDLPTIVPRPRGWHLPERHVLVDGQPTVGALVDAGLYLFHNAAEQLERGSGPYFYLPKLEGHLEAGLWKLVLDHAERVLGIPEGSVRATMLIETIPAAFEMEEMLHALGSHATGLNAGRWDYLFSVIKVFREAGPEFVLPDRAAVTMTAPMMRAYTDQLVAVCHRRGAMAIGGMAAAIPSRRDAEANERALARVREDKTREAGDGFDGSWVAHPDLVPVCREAFDAVLGDRPNQLDRQRPEVSVTAAQLLDVAGVPGGRTLAGLRANVEVAVRYLAAWLAGNGAVGIHGLMEDAATAEISRSQVWQWVHAGVVLDTGETVTEDLVRRVVAEEVEGIGELPRLDDARRLFEQVALAEDFPDFLTLPAYELIE; via the coding sequence GTGAGTGACGTGCGCGTGGAGGGTCCCGAGGTCGAGCGGGGCGAGGAGGTCCTCACCCCCGAGGCGCTGGAGTTCGTCGCCGACCTGCAGCGCCGCTTCGGCACCCAGCGCGACGCGCTGCTGGCCGCCCGGGCGACCCGGCGGGCCGAGATCGCCACCGCCCGCTGGCTGGACTTCCGCCCGGAGACCGCCGACGTGCGCGACGGCGACTGGCGGGTGCCTCCGCCGCCGCCCGGGCTGGTCGACCGCCGCGTGGAGATCACCGGCCCGACCGAGCCGAAGATGGCGGTCAACGCGCTCAACTGCGGCGCCGACGTCTGGCTCGCCGACCTCGAGGACGCCAACACCCCGCACTGGCGCAACGTCGTCACCGGGCAGCTGGTCCTGCGCGACGCCGTCCGCCGGCAGCTGGCGTTCACCACTCCCGAGGGCCGGGATTACCGGCTCCGGGACGACGGCGACCTGCCCACGATCGTCCCGCGCCCGCGCGGCTGGCACCTGCCCGAGCGGCACGTGCTGGTCGACGGGCAGCCGACGGTGGGCGCGCTGGTCGACGCCGGGCTGTACCTGTTCCACAACGCCGCCGAGCAGCTCGAGCGCGGCAGCGGCCCCTACTTCTACCTGCCGAAGCTGGAGGGTCACCTCGAGGCCGGGCTGTGGAAGCTCGTCCTCGACCACGCCGAGCGGGTGCTGGGGATCCCCGAGGGCTCCGTCCGCGCCACCATGCTCATCGAGACCATCCCGGCCGCGTTCGAGATGGAGGAGATGCTGCACGCGCTGGGCAGTCACGCCACGGGCCTGAACGCCGGCCGCTGGGACTACCTGTTCAGCGTCATCAAGGTCTTCCGCGAGGCCGGGCCGGAGTTCGTGCTCCCCGACCGGGCCGCGGTCACGATGACCGCACCGATGATGCGGGCCTACACCGACCAGCTGGTCGCCGTCTGCCACCGCCGCGGCGCCATGGCCATCGGCGGCATGGCCGCGGCGATCCCCAGCCGCAGGGACGCCGAGGCCAACGAGCGCGCGCTGGCGAGGGTCCGCGAGGACAAGACCCGCGAGGCCGGTGACGGCTTCGACGGCTCGTGGGTGGCCCACCCCGACCTCGTGCCGGTCTGCCGCGAGGCGTTCGACGCCGTCCTCGGTGACCGGCCCAACCAGCTCGACCGGCAGCGCCCCGAGGTGTCGGTGACCGCGGCGCAGCTCCTCGACGTCGCCGGGGTGCCGGGTGGGCGCACCCTGGCCGGACTGCGGGCCAACGTCGAGGTGGCGGTCCGCTACCTGGCCGCGTGGCTCGCCGGCAACGGCGCGGTGGGCATCCACGGCCTCATGGAGGACGCCGCCACCGCCGAGATCAGCCGCTCGCAGGTGTGGCAGTGGGTGCACGCCGGCGTCGTGCTCGACACCGGCGAGACGGTGACGGAGGACCTGGTCCGCCGCGTCGTCGCCGAGGAGGTCGAGGGCATCGGCGAGCTCCCGCGCCTCGACGACGCCCGCCGGCTGTTCGAGCAGGTCGCGCTGGCGGAGGACTTCCCCGACTTCCTCACGCTGCCCGCCTACGAGCTGATCGAGTGA
- the uraD gene encoding 2-oxo-4-hydroxy-4-carboxy-5-ureidoimidazoline decarboxylase, which produces MSRLDEFNSEPADAAVEALRGCNAAPRFAAELVAGRPFPDADTLVRRAGEVARGLPWDEVQMALVAHPRIGDRVEGSSAEARASRREQGSMGGADDDTRAAIVEGNRAYEERFGHVYLIRAAGRSPEEVLAELRRRLDNDADAERAEVVEQLAQITELRVQGLLGA; this is translated from the coding sequence GTGTCCCGCCTCGACGAGTTCAACAGCGAGCCCGCCGACGCCGCCGTCGAGGCGCTGCGCGGCTGCAACGCCGCCCCGCGCTTCGCCGCCGAGCTGGTCGCCGGCCGCCCGTTCCCCGACGCGGACACGCTTGTCCGCCGCGCGGGGGAGGTCGCCCGCGGCCTGCCCTGGGACGAGGTGCAGATGGCCCTGGTCGCGCACCCGCGCATCGGCGACCGGGTGGAGGGCTCCTCCGCCGAGGCGCGGGCCTCCCGCCGCGAGCAGGGCTCGATGGGCGGTGCCGACGACGACACCCGCGCCGCGATCGTCGAGGGCAACCGCGCCTACGAGGAGCGCTTCGGGCACGTCTACCTGATCCGCGCGGCCGGCCGGTCGCCCGAGGAGGTGCTCGCCGAGCTGCGCCGCCGGCTGGACAACGACGCCGACGCCGAGCGGGCCGAGGTGGTCGAGCAGCTGGCGCAGATCACCGAGCTGCGGGTGCAGGGGCTCCTCGGCGCATGA
- the uraH gene encoding hydroxyisourate hydrolase, which translates to MSVSTHVLDAVAGRPAAGIAVRLFAGDSLLAEGVTDDDGRCRLTEAGTAAGPHRLVFATGAWFAARGTTAFWPEVTLTFAVTEPAAHHHVPLLLSPFAYSTYRGS; encoded by the coding sequence ATGAGCGTCTCCACCCACGTGCTCGACGCCGTCGCCGGCCGCCCGGCCGCGGGGATCGCCGTCCGCCTGTTCGCGGGGGACTCCCTGCTCGCCGAGGGCGTGACGGACGACGACGGCCGCTGCCGGCTGACCGAGGCGGGCACCGCCGCCGGGCCGCACCGGCTGGTGTTCGCCACCGGCGCCTGGTTCGCCGCGCGCGGGACGACGGCGTTCTGGCCGGAGGTCACGCTGACGTTCGCCGTCACCGAGCCCGCTGCCCACCACCACGTGCCGCTCCTGCTGTCCCCGTTCGCCTACTCCACCTACCGCGGCAGCTGA
- the pucL gene encoding factor-independent urate hydroxylase — MAIVLGPNQYGKAEVRVVAVDRSSPRHELVDLNVSSSLRGDFAAAHTDGDNAHVLTTDAQKNTVFALARDGVGSPEAFGLRLARHFAGSYDWITGARVAVESYGWERIAVGGQPHEHAFRRPGGEVRTAVVTADGDDVHVLAGLSDLVVLKTTGSEFRGFPRDRYTTLAETRDRVLATAVTARWRYTSAGLDWDATFAGVRTTLLETFAATHSLALQQTLYAMGEAVLERFGDVAEVRMSMPNRHHFLQDLSAYGLDNTPASGSPVVYHADDRPYGLIEGAVLRDDVPPAEVAWLGTPGFC; from the coding sequence ATGGCGATCGTGCTCGGACCCAACCAGTACGGGAAGGCGGAGGTCCGCGTGGTCGCGGTCGACCGCAGCTCCCCCCGGCACGAACTGGTGGACCTCAACGTCAGCAGCAGCCTGCGCGGGGACTTCGCCGCCGCGCACACCGACGGCGACAACGCGCACGTCCTCACCACCGACGCGCAGAAGAACACCGTCTTCGCCCTCGCCCGCGACGGCGTCGGCTCGCCGGAGGCCTTCGGCCTGCGCCTGGCCCGCCACTTCGCCGGCTCCTACGACTGGATCACCGGCGCCCGGGTGGCCGTGGAGTCCTACGGCTGGGAGCGGATCGCCGTCGGCGGGCAGCCGCACGAGCACGCCTTCCGCCGCCCCGGCGGGGAGGTCCGGACGGCCGTGGTGACCGCGGACGGCGACGACGTGCACGTGCTCGCCGGCCTGTCCGACCTCGTCGTCCTCAAGACCACCGGCTCGGAGTTCCGGGGCTTCCCGCGCGACCGCTACACGACGCTGGCCGAGACCCGCGACCGCGTCCTCGCCACCGCGGTCACCGCCCGCTGGCGCTACACGTCGGCCGGGCTGGACTGGGACGCCACCTTCGCCGGCGTCCGGACGACGCTGCTCGAGACCTTCGCCGCGACCCACTCCCTGGCCCTGCAGCAGACGCTGTACGCGATGGGCGAGGCGGTGCTCGAGCGCTTCGGCGACGTCGCCGAGGTGCGGATGTCGATGCCCAACCGGCACCACTTCCTGCAGGACCTGTCGGCGTACGGCCTGGACAACACCCCCGCGTCCGGCTCCCCCGTCGTCTACCACGCCGACGACCGGCCCTACGGGCTCATCGAGGGCGCCGTGCTGCGCGACGACGTGCCCCCGGCCGAGGTCGCGTGGCTCGGCACGCCCGGCTTCTGCTGA
- a CDS encoding phosphoribosyltransferase: MSDEREVLTYDLFGTAARELAQQVADDGFEPDLILSIARGGLFLGGALGYALDVKNLFVMNVEFYTGVDERLDLPVVLPPTLDAVDLTGANVLVADDVADTGKTLELVRDFCAGYVSAVRTAVVYEKSRSLVRCDYVWRRTDAWIDFPWSSQPPVRTRSARPAH; this comes from the coding sequence GTGAGCGACGAGCGCGAGGTCCTGACCTACGACCTGTTCGGCACGGCGGCCCGCGAGCTGGCCCAGCAGGTCGCCGACGACGGCTTCGAGCCCGACCTGATCCTGTCGATCGCCCGCGGCGGGCTGTTCCTCGGCGGGGCGCTGGGCTACGCGCTCGACGTCAAGAACCTCTTCGTGATGAACGTGGAGTTCTACACCGGCGTCGACGAGCGGCTGGACCTGCCGGTGGTGCTGCCGCCGACGCTGGACGCCGTCGACCTGACCGGCGCGAACGTCCTGGTCGCCGACGACGTCGCCGACACCGGCAAGACGCTGGAACTGGTGCGCGACTTCTGCGCCGGCTACGTGTCGGCGGTGCGGACGGCCGTCGTCTACGAGAAGTCCCGGTCGCTGGTGAGGTGCGACTACGTGTGGCGCCGCACCGACGCCTGGATCGACTTCCCGTGGTCGTCCCAGCCGCCGGTCCGCACCCGCAGCGCCCGCCCCGCCCACTGA
- a CDS encoding GNAT family N-acetyltransferase, which translates to MDAVELEPITPENVRAVCDLRVAPGQEHLVAPNAVSLAEAYVYPQAWCRAVRTGGRLVGFVMLWDSPEELGHMLWRLMVDASAQGRGIGRQVVALVADHVRAQGVPVLRVSVVAGEGSPEPFYRSLGFVPTGETADDEPVLALTL; encoded by the coding sequence GTGGACGCCGTCGAGCTGGAGCCGATCACCCCGGAGAACGTCCGCGCCGTGTGCGACCTGCGCGTCGCGCCCGGGCAGGAGCACCTCGTGGCACCGAACGCGGTGTCCCTCGCCGAGGCGTACGTGTACCCGCAGGCCTGGTGCCGCGCGGTGCGGACGGGCGGGCGCCTCGTCGGCTTCGTGATGCTCTGGGACTCCCCCGAGGAACTCGGGCACATGCTGTGGCGGCTGATGGTCGACGCCTCCGCGCAGGGACGGGGCATCGGCCGGCAGGTCGTGGCGCTCGTCGCCGACCACGTCCGGGCGCAGGGCGTCCCGGTGCTGCGGGTGAGCGTCGTGGCGGGCGAGGGCAGCCCGGAGCCGTTCTACCGGTCGCTGGGGTTCGTGCCCACCGGCGAGACGGCCGATGACGAGCCGGTCCTCGCCCTGACCCTCTGA
- a CDS encoding class I SAM-dependent methyltransferase — protein MSPGEVLAELRREPDVEAPDLVAVDATDRLLLDTAERLPEQRVVVVDDAYGALTLGAVAAGARDVRVAQDLLVGERALALNAERCGLAGTYRPAPLDAGLFDGATLVLARAPRALDALRELTELAAATADPDVTVLVGGRVKHMTLGMNDVLRAGFTEVSATLARQKSRVLVARGPRPDVRPSFPRCRHDDALDLDVCAHGAAFAGSRVDDGTRLLLGALPQAATGARTALDLGCGTGVLAAALARARPDLTVTATDQSAAAVASARATLARAGLGRVRVLRDDAASTLPDGSVDLVVCNPPFHLGAAVVTAAADRLFTAAARLLRPGGELWTVYNNRLPHRAALRRVVGPTRAAANDRRYTVTVSVRG, from the coding sequence GTGAGCCCCGGGGAGGTCCTCGCGGAGCTGCGCCGGGAGCCCGACGTCGAGGCGCCGGACCTGGTCGCCGTCGACGCCACCGACCGGCTGCTGCTCGACACCGCGGAACGGCTGCCCGAGCAGCGGGTGGTCGTCGTCGACGACGCGTACGGCGCGCTCACCCTCGGCGCGGTCGCGGCCGGGGCGCGCGACGTCCGGGTGGCCCAGGACCTGCTGGTCGGCGAGCGGGCGCTCGCGCTCAACGCCGAGCGCTGCGGCCTGGCCGGCACGTACCGCCCCGCGCCGCTGGACGCCGGGCTCTTCGACGGCGCGACCCTCGTGCTGGCCCGCGCGCCCCGGGCCCTCGACGCGCTGCGCGAGCTCACCGAGCTGGCCGCCGCGACCGCCGACCCCGACGTCACCGTGCTGGTCGGCGGGCGGGTCAAGCACATGACCCTCGGCATGAACGACGTGCTGCGGGCCGGGTTCACCGAGGTCTCGGCCACCCTGGCGCGGCAGAAGTCGCGGGTGCTGGTGGCGCGCGGGCCGCGGCCGGACGTGCGGCCCTCCTTCCCCCGCTGCCGGCACGACGACGCCCTGGACCTCGACGTCTGCGCGCACGGTGCGGCCTTCGCCGGCAGCCGCGTCGACGACGGCACCCGGCTGCTGCTCGGCGCGCTGCCCCAGGCGGCCACGGGCGCCCGGACGGCGCTGGACCTGGGCTGCGGGACCGGCGTGCTGGCCGCCGCGCTCGCCCGCGCGCGGCCGGACCTGACGGTGACGGCCACCGACCAGTCGGCCGCCGCGGTCGCCTCGGCGCGGGCCACGCTGGCACGCGCCGGGCTCGGCAGGGTGCGCGTCCTGCGCGACGACGCCGCGTCGACCCTGCCCGACGGCAGCGTCGACCTCGTCGTCTGCAACCCGCCGTTCCACCTGGGTGCGGCGGTGGTGACGGCGGCCGCCGACCGGCTGTTCACCGCCGCCGCGCGGTTGCTGCGGCCCGGCGGCGAGCTGTGGACGGTCTACAACAACCGGCTGCCGCACCGGGCGGCACTGCGGCGGGTCGTCGGCCCGACCCGGGCCGCCGCGAACGACCGCCGGTACACCGTGACGGTGTCGGTCCGCGGGTAG
- a CDS encoding haloalkane dehalogenase — protein sequence MPEGVHVDVVRTPEERFAALPDFPYPPTYVTFDGGDGTMLRVAVVDTGPVDGEVVLLLHGEPSWSFLWRRVVPELTAAGLRVVAPDLVGFGRSDKPTDPAAYSYAAHVEWMRQTVFEGLGLVDVTLVGQDWGGLIGLRLVAEHPDRFARVVVANTGLPTGDAPMSEAFLAWQRFATTAPAFDVGRVVSNGTVTGLPPEVVAAYDAPFPDEASKAGARVFPSLVPTAPDDPAAPANRAAWEVLARWEKPLLTAFSDADPITGGGDRVFQRVVPGAQGMPHTTLRGGGHFLQEDVGPELGRVVAAFVAATPR from the coding sequence ATGCCCGAGGGGGTGCACGTGGACGTCGTCCGCACGCCGGAGGAGCGGTTCGCCGCGCTGCCGGACTTCCCGTACCCGCCCACCTACGTCACGTTCGACGGCGGCGACGGCACGATGCTGCGGGTGGCGGTCGTCGACACCGGCCCCGTCGACGGCGAGGTGGTGCTGCTGCTGCACGGCGAGCCGTCGTGGTCCTTCCTCTGGCGCCGGGTGGTCCCCGAGCTGACCGCGGCCGGGCTGCGCGTCGTCGCGCCCGACCTGGTCGGCTTCGGCCGCTCCGACAAGCCCACCGACCCCGCCGCCTACTCGTACGCGGCGCACGTGGAGTGGATGCGGCAGACGGTGTTCGAGGGCCTCGGCCTGGTCGACGTCACGCTGGTCGGGCAGGACTGGGGCGGGCTGATCGGCCTGCGGCTGGTGGCCGAGCACCCCGACCGGTTCGCCCGGGTCGTCGTCGCCAACACCGGCCTGCCCACCGGCGACGCCCCGATGAGCGAGGCGTTCCTCGCCTGGCAGCGGTTCGCCACCACCGCGCCCGCGTTCGACGTCGGCCGCGTGGTGTCCAACGGGACGGTCACCGGCCTGCCGCCCGAGGTGGTCGCCGCCTACGACGCGCCGTTCCCCGACGAGGCGTCCAAGGCCGGCGCCCGCGTCTTCCCGAGCCTGGTGCCCACGGCGCCCGACGACCCCGCCGCGCCGGCGAACCGCGCCGCGTGGGAGGTCCTCGCGCGCTGGGAGAAGCCGCTCCTCACGGCGTTCTCCGACGCCGACCCGATCACCGGCGGCGGGGACCGGGTCTTCCAGCGGGTCGTCCCCGGCGCGCAGGGCATGCCGCACACCACCCTGCGCGGCGGCGGGCACTTCCTGCAGGAGGACGTCGGCCCGGAGCTCGGCCGCGTGGTCGCCGCGTTCGTCGCCGCCACGCCCCGGTGA
- the msrA gene encoding peptide-methionine (S)-S-oxide reductase MsrA, which produces MLFSRYKTQPVTQDDALPGRPDPLPHVPETHAVNGNRIQPPFPEGMQTAVFGAGCFWGVEKVFWQVPGVYSTAAGYAGGYTPNPTYEEVCSARTGHTEVVLVVFDPAVVSYGELLKVFWEDHDPTQGMRQGNDVGTQYRSAIYFGTPEQEAAARASRDQYQERLKAAGYGEITTEIAPLGEFFYAEDYHQQYLFKVPNGYCPVHSTGVSCPVGLPGV; this is translated from the coding sequence ATGTTGTTCTCCCGGTACAAGACCCAGCCGGTGACGCAGGACGACGCGCTGCCGGGTCGACCCGATCCCCTGCCGCACGTCCCGGAGACCCACGCGGTGAACGGCAACCGCATCCAGCCGCCGTTCCCCGAGGGGATGCAGACCGCCGTCTTCGGCGCGGGCTGCTTCTGGGGCGTCGAGAAGGTGTTCTGGCAGGTGCCGGGCGTCTACTCCACCGCCGCCGGCTACGCGGGCGGCTACACGCCCAACCCGACCTACGAGGAGGTCTGCTCGGCGCGCACCGGGCACACCGAGGTCGTCCTCGTCGTCTTCGACCCCGCCGTCGTCAGCTACGGCGAGCTGCTCAAGGTGTTCTGGGAGGACCACGACCCCACCCAGGGCATGCGCCAGGGCAACGACGTCGGCACGCAGTACCGCTCGGCGATCTACTTCGGCACGCCCGAGCAGGAGGCCGCCGCCCGTGCCAGCCGCGACCAGTACCAGGAGCGGCTGAAGGCGGCCGGCTACGGCGAGATCACCACCGAGATCGCCCCGCTCGGCGAGTTCTTCTACGCCGAGGACTACCACCAGCAGTACCTGTTCAAGGTGCCCAACGGCTACTGCCCGGTGCACTCGACCGGGGTGAGCTGCCCCGTCGGGCTCCCCGGCGTCTGA
- a CDS encoding NADP-dependent oxidoreductase, whose protein sequence is MPITAREWHLAARPHGEPTPEDFALVEVEHPDPVEGQVVVRMVAMSVDPYMRGRMRLGPSYAAPWEVGEVMKGGAVGRVVESRSPDVPEGALVLTDAAWRDVAVLDARAVRQLPADADLPLTYSLGILGMPGQTAYAGLFRVAAFREGDAVFVSGAAGAVGSAVGQFARLRGASAVIGSAGSPEKVAWLREIGFTAAFDYHDGRVADLLARAAPDGIDVYFDNVGGEHLDAALGALHVHGRAALCGSISGYNATEAVPGPKNFSALMVSKRLAVTGLLVGDHNDLRAEFTETVSGWIRSGDLVVRETVYEGLDNAVPAFLDLLKGANTGKMVVRLAPDPD, encoded by the coding sequence GTGCCGATCACCGCCCGCGAGTGGCACCTGGCCGCCCGTCCCCACGGCGAGCCCACCCCCGAGGACTTCGCGCTGGTCGAGGTCGAGCACCCCGACCCCGTCGAGGGCCAGGTGGTGGTGCGGATGGTCGCCATGTCGGTCGACCCCTACATGCGCGGGCGGATGCGGCTGGGCCCGTCCTACGCGGCGCCGTGGGAGGTCGGTGAGGTGATGAAGGGCGGCGCGGTCGGCCGGGTGGTCGAGTCGCGCTCCCCCGACGTCCCCGAGGGCGCGCTGGTCCTCACCGACGCCGCCTGGCGCGACGTCGCCGTCCTCGACGCCCGCGCGGTCCGGCAACTGCCGGCCGACGCGGACCTGCCGTTGACCTACTCCCTCGGCATCCTCGGCATGCCCGGGCAGACCGCGTACGCCGGGCTGTTCCGGGTGGCCGCCTTCCGCGAGGGCGACGCCGTGTTCGTGTCCGGCGCGGCCGGGGCCGTGGGCAGCGCGGTCGGCCAGTTCGCGAGGCTGCGCGGCGCCTCGGCGGTGATCGGCAGCGCCGGCAGCCCGGAGAAGGTTGCCTGGCTGCGCGAGATCGGCTTCACCGCCGCCTTCGACTACCACGACGGGCGTGTCGCGGACCTGCTCGCGCGGGCCGCGCCCGACGGCATCGACGTCTACTTCGACAACGTGGGCGGCGAGCACCTCGACGCCGCGCTCGGCGCGCTGCACGTGCACGGCCGCGCGGCGCTGTGCGGCTCGATCTCCGGCTACAACGCCACCGAGGCGGTGCCCGGCCCGAAGAACTTCAGCGCGCTCATGGTGAGCAAGCGGCTCGCGGTGACCGGCCTGCTCGTGGGCGACCACAACGACCTGCGGGCCGAGTTCACCGAGACGGTGTCCGGGTGGATCCGCTCGGGCGACCTGGTCGTGCGGGAGACCGTCTACGAGGGCCTGGACAACGCCGTCCCCGCCTTCCTCGACCTCCTCAAGGGCGCCAACACCGGGAAGATGGTCGTCCGGCTGGCACCCGACCCCGACTGA
- a CDS encoding serine aminopeptidase domain-containing protein has protein sequence MTTAARVPALDHTPATAPTRAVAVFAHGGTVASVEPPRERALSLVRMRAIQEAVSRAAAGRGVEAYVVRYRVAGWNGAAADAHADVRWALDQVRERHGGVPVVLVGHSMGGRAVLRAGDDPSVTAVCGLAPWTPPGEPVAHLRGRTVVLAHGRGDRWVPARLSEEYAVRAHRAGVRVARFTLPGGHGMVRAVGRWHALVRDVVLAGAGLAALPRDVRAALDAPAPEGLAVPL, from the coding sequence GTGACGACCGCCGCCCGGGTCCCCGCCCTCGACCACACCCCGGCGACCGCGCCCACCCGCGCGGTCGCCGTCTTCGCCCACGGCGGCACCGTCGCCAGCGTGGAGCCACCGCGGGAACGGGCGCTGTCGCTGGTGCGCATGCGCGCGATCCAGGAGGCGGTGTCCCGCGCCGCCGCCGGCCGCGGGGTGGAGGCCTACGTCGTGCGCTACCGCGTGGCCGGCTGGAACGGCGCGGCCGCCGACGCGCACGCCGACGTCCGCTGGGCCCTGGACCAGGTGCGCGAGCGGCACGGGGGCGTGCCGGTGGTGCTCGTCGGGCACTCGATGGGCGGCCGGGCGGTGCTGCGGGCCGGCGACGACCCGTCGGTGACCGCCGTCTGCGGGCTGGCACCGTGGACGCCGCCGGGCGAGCCGGTCGCCCACCTGCGCGGGCGCACCGTCGTCCTGGCGCACGGGCGCGGCGACCGCTGGGTGCCCGCGCGGCTGTCGGAGGAGTACGCCGTCCGCGCGCACCGGGCCGGCGTGCGGGTCGCCCGGTTCACACTGCCCGGCGGGCACGGGATGGTGCGCGCGGTCGGCCGGTGGCACGCGCTGGTCCGCGACGTCGTCCTGGCCGGGGCCGGCCTGGCCGCGCTGCCCCGCGACGTGCGCGCCGCCCTGGACGCGCCGGCTCCGGAGGGTCTCGCCGTCCCGCTGTGA
- a CDS encoding DUF1622 domain-containing protein: protein MEELLADVVGVLVTVVEACGAAVILIGAVWAFARFVWVGLRRGGTSAFVPVRLTLGRFLALGLEFQLASDVLRTAVAPSFRELGQLAAVAAIRTALNYFLSREIAEERRQVAEEAGAPAPDPASAEHRGRGV from the coding sequence GTGGAGGAACTGCTCGCCGACGTCGTCGGTGTCCTGGTCACCGTCGTCGAGGCCTGCGGGGCCGCGGTCATCCTGATCGGCGCGGTGTGGGCGTTCGCCCGCTTCGTGTGGGTGGGCCTGCGCCGGGGCGGGACCTCGGCGTTCGTCCCCGTGCGGCTCACCCTCGGGCGCTTCCTGGCCCTCGGCCTGGAGTTCCAGCTGGCCAGCGACGTGCTGCGGACGGCGGTGGCGCCGAGCTTCCGCGAGCTCGGCCAGCTGGCCGCGGTGGCGGCGATCCGCACGGCGCTGAACTACTTCCTGTCCCGGGAGATCGCCGAGGAGCGGCGGCAGGTGGCCGAGGAGGCGGGAGCACCGGCGCCCGACCCGGCCTCGGCGGAGCACCGTGGGCGGGGCGTGTGA
- a CDS encoding DUF1622 domain-containing protein — protein sequence MTSLGPVPGLLALGVSALALVAGTVALAATRSPALALGVFLDLLLAAGLLRLAAEPTWTSLGTAAAVVLLRRLIGAGLRAGGRTLSLPAVAPGNRGR from the coding sequence GTGACCTCGCTGGGCCCGGTCCCGGGCCTGCTCGCCCTCGGCGTCAGCGCGCTGGCCCTCGTCGCCGGGACGGTGGCGCTGGCCGCCACCCGGAGCCCGGCACTCGCGCTGGGCGTGTTCCTCGACCTGCTGCTCGCGGCCGGGCTGCTGCGCCTGGCCGCCGAGCCGACGTGGACCTCGCTGGGCACCGCGGCGGCGGTCGTGCTGCTGCGGCGGTTGATCGGGGCCGGACTGCGGGCCGGCGGGCGGACGCTGTCCCTGCCGGCCGTTGCCCCGGGGAACCGGGGCCGCTAG
- a CDS encoding hemerythrin domain-containing protein — translation MASPLGAELRRVHDSLRADLRALRSAAAGGTSPDARRTLPAHCLAFCAALTAHHTGEDAGAFPALAERFPELAPVLDKMAEDHVWISGILGRVEELAGELLDAGASPRLAGELEGLAAIVESHFSFEERRIAAALDRLPGTVALLGAGDGTP, via the coding sequence ATGGCCTCTCCCCTCGGCGCCGAGCTGCGCCGCGTCCACGACTCGCTGCGCGCCGACCTGCGCGCCCTCCGCTCCGCCGCGGCCGGCGGCACCTCCCCGGACGCCCGCCGCACCCTGCCCGCCCACTGCCTGGCGTTCTGCGCCGCGCTGACCGCCCACCACACCGGGGAGGACGCCGGCGCCTTCCCCGCGCTGGCCGAGCGCTTCCCCGAGCTCGCGCCGGTGCTCGACAAGATGGCCGAGGACCACGTGTGGATCTCCGGCATCCTCGGCCGCGTCGAGGAGCTGGCCGGCGAGCTCCTCGACGCGGGCGCCTCGCCGCGGCTGGCCGGCGAGCTCGAGGGCCTGGCGGCGATCGTGGAGTCGCACTTCTCCTTCGAGGAGCGCCGGATCGCCGCCGCCCTGGACCGGCTCCCCGGCACGGTCGCCCTGCTGGGCGCCGGGGACGGGACTCCCTAG